A genomic segment from Vanacampus margaritifer isolate UIUO_Vmar chromosome 3, RoL_Vmar_1.0, whole genome shotgun sequence encodes:
- the LOC144048696 gene encoding uncharacterized protein LOC144048696, whose product MASHKEQLCRAGDENEGQARQPDAILSPPSAALHSRGLASSTDDRLLHFNVETNVQQPVGHREVHPERRGVTEGDEDPQLPHVKEEDEEVDVNELSLNVVVVKSEDDEDDAAEWSRLRRSSSGAPADHQRSAPADHQRSAPADHQRSAPADHQRSAPASHGNDVEKPSRSATDAEGSVKDARKEHLTCSLCGKIFSCKYSVKEHMRTHTGERPFSCSVCSKTFACKSNMVRHMRAHTGEKPTFNCSVCGDTFAQKGSLIVHMATHTEEKRFACSICGKRFAKRKNMTVHMRTHTGEKPYGCSICSETFAKKISLIAHTATHTGEKPFTCSVCGESYSYKRSLNIHMRTHTGESLISCSVCGESFSYKKSLKAHMRKHTGEKPFTCSICGERFTYKQTLNAHKKRHTGEKPFSCSVCRESFIYRPTFNAHVRTHTGEKPFTCPVCGKSLSYKHSLNEHMQTHAEKRFICSVCGQQFAQEASLSAHTATHTGEKPFTCSVCGESFTQKQYLLKHMRRHTGEKRCTCSVCGKSFASKQHLNVHMWTHTGEKPFSCSECGESFTQKQYMVRHMRKHTGEKPFICSVCGKSVTSKHSLKAHMRGHTEEKPFACSVCAKRFTSKRNLNVHMRTHTGEKPFSCSDCGKKFAFKQNLNAHMQTHKRREIEPWGGTKMLKKLVRERLMAAADEIFELFERTIASYEEQLCRAKEETERHRWQLQAVCNSQVVTRRNQGTPAVKEEEEEAAIRDLPLNVVVVKSDGDEEQPSESSQLHRRSPSRGPPDPSTPWSHSPHTEEPLRSDADRRGDDGDVFECSQKETTDVAPKRFSCSFCNEQFTRKSNMRTHMRTHTGEKPFACPVCGDAFARKVSLIAHTATHTREKPFNCLACGESFSYKQTLNAHMQRHTGEKPFSCPVCGESFARKENMITHMRRHTGEKPFCCSICGERFTQKATLVAHVRTHTGEKPFTCSVCGKRFTQKSTLLAHMRTHTGEKPFTCSVCGKTFSHKHNLTAHMTTHQHGDQAVSTSDTRLIKIAIVGLSQRRMASHEEQVCRAREENERRRQDDDDIFLAPIVLHMQDIHQLMNRREELPPQSESGSSNLERERPQPPNVKEEEEEVDVSQLPLNIVVVKSEDDEDHPLEQSQFGRHGPSGERRGGSPADQLLPSPSRRHESLRNDASGGGDDKGSQKETANVRRPAPEDHFTCSVCGKSFTKAYRNRHMRTHTREKTFRCSVCGETFAQKVSLIVHKVTHTVENPFTCSVCGKIYYIKDHLSRHMRTHTGEKPFTCSVCGAKFAHKISLVAHTATHTGEKPFACSVCGESFSYKHCVTRHMRTHTGEKPFTCSVCPESFTYKETLNSHMQTHTGEKLYTCSVCGKNFCYKNGLKSHMLTHAGEKPFTCSLCGKSFAYKSTLKSHIRKHNGE is encoded by the exons ACGTCCAGCAGCCGGTCGGTCATCGGGAAGTGCACCCGGAGCGCCGTGGCGTGACAGAGGGCGATGAGGATCCGCAGCTGCCCCACGttaaagaggaagatgaggaggtcGATGTCAACGAGTTGTCACTGAACGTGGTCGTCGTGAAGAGCGAAGACGATGAAGACGATGCAGCCGAGTGGTCGCGGCTTCGTCGCAGTTCGAGCGGAGCGCCGGCGGATCATCAGCGCTCGGCGCCGGCGGATCATCAGCGCTCGGCGCCGGCGGATCATCAGCGCTCAGCGCCGGCGGATCATCAGCGCTCAGCGCCGGCGTCACATGGCAACGACGTGGAGAAACCCTCGAGGAGCGCCACAGATGCCGAAGGCTCAGTGAAAGATGCACGCAAAGAACATTTGACCTGCTCACTTTGTGGGAAAATCTTTTCTTGTAAGTACAGCGTGAAGGAACACATGAGAACGCACACGGGAGAAAGGCCCTTCAGCTGTTCCGTTTGCAGTAAAACCTTTGCTTGCAAGTCAAATATGGTGAGACACATGAGAGCGCACACGGGTGAGAAACCAACTTTTAATTGTTCGGTGTGCGGCGATACGTTTGCGCAAAAGGGCTCGTTGATCGTGCACATGGCGACGCACACGGAAGAAAAACGTTTTGCTTGCTCAATTTGTGGGAAAAGATTcgctaaaagaaaaaatatgacgGTTCACATGAGGAcgcacacgggagaaaaaccttACGGTTGCTCCATTTGCAGCGAAACCTTTGCCAAAAAGATCTCGTTGATTGCGCACACAGCCACACAcaccggagagaaacctttCACCTGCTCTGTTTGCGGCGAAAGCTATTCGTACAAGCGAAGTTTGAATATACACATGCGGACACACACAGGCGAAAGTCTCATTAGTTGCTCGGTTTGCGGGGAAAGTTTTTCGTACAAAAAGAGTTTGAAAGCACACATGCGGAAacacacgggagaaaaacctttcACTTGCTCCATCTGTGGTGAAAGATTTACCTATAAGCAGACTTTAAATGCACACAAGAAACGGCACACGGGTGAAAAGCCCTTCAGCTGCTCAGTTTGTCGTGAAAGTTTTATTTATCGGCCAACTTTTAACGCACACGTAAGAAcacacacgggagaaaaacctttcACTTGCCCAGTTTGTGGCAAAAGCCTTTCTTATAAGCACAGTTTGAATGAACACATGCAAACCCATGCAGAAAAACGCTTTATTTGCTCGGTATGCGGGCAGCAATTTGCTCAGGAGGCCTCTCTGAGTGCACACACAGCAACGCATacgggagaaaaacctttcACCTGCTCCGTTTGTGGCGAGAGCTTCactcaaaaacaatatttgctcaAGCACATGAGAagacacacaggagaaaaacgctgtacttgctcagtttgtggcaaaagTTTTGCCTCTAAGCAGCATCTGAATGTCCACATGTGGAcgcacacgggagaaaaacccttCAGTTGCTCAGAATGTGGCGAAAGCTTCACTCAAAAACAATATATGGTCAGACACATGAGGAAGCAcaccggagagaaacctttcatctgctcagtttgtggtaaaagtgTCACGTCCAAGCACAGCTTGAAGGCACACATGCGGGGCCACACAGAAGAGAAACCCTTTGCTTGTTCCGTTTGTGCCAAAAGATTCACGAGCAAGAGGAATCTGAACGTACACATGAGAAcgcacacgggagaaaaacccttCAGCTGCTCAGATTGTGGCAAAAAATTTGCTTTCAAGCAAAACTTGAACGCGCACATGCAGACGCACA AACGAAGGGAAATCGAGCCGTGGGGGGGCACCAAAATGTTGAAGAAATTGGTGAGGGAGCGACTCATGGCGGCCGCCGATGAAATCTTCGAACTGTTTGAAAGAACCATCGCGTCGTACGAGGAGCAACTTTGTCGCGCCAAAGAGGAGACCGAGCGACACCGATGGCAACTGCAAGCTGTTTGCAACTCCCAAGTTGTCACACGTCGCAACCAAG GGACCCCCGCCgtcaaagaggaagaggaggaggcggccATCAGAGACTTGCCACTGAACGTTGTGGTGGTGAAGAGTGACGGCGATGAAGAGCAACCAAGCGAGTCATCGCAGCTTCATCGTCGCAGTCCAAGCAGAGGACCGCCAGACCCCTCGACTCCGTGGTCACACAGCCCACACACGGAAGAACCTTTGAGGAGCGACGCGGATCGCCGAGGGGACGACGGAGACGTTTTTGAATGCTCTCAGAAGGAGACAACTGACGTGGCTCCGAAACGTTTTAGCTGTTCGTTTTGTAACGAACAATTTACACGAAAGTCCAATATGAGGACACACATGAGAAcgcacacgggagaaaaacccttTGCTTGCCCAGTTTGTGGCGACGCGTTTGCCCGCAAGGTCTCGTTGATTGCACACACGGCAACGCACACCAGAGAGAAACCTTTCAATTGTTTAGCTTGTGGCGAAAGCTTTTCTTATAAACAGACTTTAAATGCACACATGCAGCGgcacacgggagaaaaacctttcAGTTGCCCGGTTTGTGGCGAAAGCTTTGCCCGAAAGGAAAACATGATAACACACATGAGAAGacacacgggagaaaaacctttttgtTGCTCAATTTGCGGCGAAAGATTCACTCAAAAGGCAACGCTGGTAGCACACGTGAGAAcgcacacgggagaaaaacccttCACTTGCTCCGTGTGCGGCAAAAGATTCACTCAAAAGTCAACACTGTTAgcacacatgagaacacacacgggagaaaaacccttcacttgctcagtttgtgggaaaacattttctCATAAGCACAATTTGACGGCACACATGACGACACACCAACATGGCGACCAAGCGGTTAGCACGTCTGACACCCGCTT AATCAAAATTGCGATAGTTGGACTATCTCAAAGAAGGATGGCGTCGCACGAGGAGCAAGTTTGTCGAGCCAGAGAGGAGAACGAGCGACGACGGCAGGACGACGACGACATTTTCTTGGCGCCGATCGTGTTGCACATGCAAG ACATCCATCAGCTGATGAATCGCCGAGAAGAACTTCCCCCTCAGTCGGAGTCGGGGAGCTCCAATTTGGAGCGGGAGCGTCCGCAGCCCCCCAACgtcaaagaggaagaggaggaagtggaCGTCAGCCAGCTGCCGCTCAACATCGTCGTGGTGAAGAGTGAAGACGACGAAGACCACCCACTCGAGCAGTCGCAGTTTGGCCGTCACGGTCCAAGCGGAGAGCGCCGTGGAGGCTCACCTGCAGACCAGCTCTTGCCGTCACCGTCACGCCGCCACGAATCTCTGAGGAACGACGCGAGCGGCGGAGGTGACGACAAAGGCTCCCAGAAGGAGACGGCCAACGTGAGGCGTCCCGCGCCTGAAGACCATTTTACCTGCTCCGTTTGCGGCAAAAGCTTTACGAAGGCTTACAGGAACAgacacatgagaacacacaccaGAGAAAAAACCTTTCGGTGTTCGGTTTGCGGCGAAACGTTTGCACAAAAGGTCTCTTTGATCGTGCACAAGGTCACGCACACGGTGGAAAATCCTTTcacttgctcggtttgtggcaAAATCTATTATATAAAAGACCATTTGAGTCGGCACATGAGAACgcacacgggcgagaagccGTTCACTTGCTCCGTATGCGGTGCAAAATTTGCCCACAAGATCTCGTTGGTTGCACACACGGCAACACACACGGGAGAGAAACCGTTTGCGTGCTCTGTTTGCGGCGAAAGCTTTTCATACAAGCATTGCGTGACGAGACACATGAGGACCCACACGGGGGAAAAACCCTTCACTTGCTCCGTCTGCCCTGAAAGTTTTACATACAAAGAGACTTTAAATTCTCATATGCAGAcgcacacgggagaaaaacTTTACACGTGCTCCGTTTGTGGTAAAAACTTTTGTTATAAGAACGGTTTGAAATCGCACATGCTGACACATGCCGGAGAAAAACCTTTCACGTGCTCACTTTGTGGGAAAAGCTTCGCTTATAAGAGTACGTTAAAATCACACATAAGGAAACACAATGGAGAATAA
- the LOC144048991 gene encoding uncharacterized protein LOC144048991 — protein MASYKEYICRVNERQLLDADFKAPIALHVQALQGEEQEEEEEEEEEGGNPDARHVKEEEEDPESPNVKEEEEEVDVNQLPLTVVVVKKEDGEDEPPESSHLHGDSPSGGGASPDQLFAPLSDIDNEEDAGDADCDGKRLESYEKTAADDAGPKLFECSVCAQIFSYKWNLKAHMRTHTGDKPFTCPLCAKSFPRKGNMVRHMRTHASAKAAQDVAGGDSAQSSLIARTATQKAFTCSVCGEWHSHKRSLKIHVRTHAGEKRFSCSLCGECYSHKSSLKVHMWTHTGEKRFSCSVCDQCFTYKHNLTAHMLTHTGEAFTCSVCAKSFTCKQNMNIHMRTHTGEKPFTCSVCDQLFSYKSALTQHMRRHTGEKPYSCSICGHGFAQVTLVAHVATHTGEKPFTCSVCGKSLSYKHGLKSHMQTHTGEKRLRCSVCGDSFSSKPSLNIHMRRHTGEKPFTCSACQRSFSHKNTLTAHMRTHNKD, from the exons ATGGCGTCGTACAAAGAGTACATCTGCCGAGTAAACGAGCGACAACTACTCGACGCCGATTTCAAGGCACCGATCGCGTTACACGTCCAAG CCTTGCAAGgagaggagcaggaggaggaggaggaggaggaggaggagggggggaatCCAGATGCTCGACAcgttaaagaggaagaggaggatccAGAGTCCCCCAACgtgaaagaggaagaagaggaggttgATGTCAACCAGTTGCCACTGACTGTGGTTGTGGTGAAGAAAGAAGATGGCGAAGACGAACCGCCCGAGTCGTCACATCTTCACGGTGACAGTCCAAGTGGGGGAGGAGCATCTCCAGACCAGCTTTTTGCACCACTGTCGGATATCGACAACGAGGAAGACGCGGGTGACGCGGACTGCGACGGCAAGCGGTTGGAAAGCTACGAAAAGACGGCAGCTGACGACGCGGGTCCAAAACTGTTTGAGTGCTCCGTTTGTGCTCAAATCTTTTCTTACAAGTGGAACTTGAAGgcacacatgagaacacacaccgGAGACAAACCCTTCACTTGTCCACTTTGCGCTAAAAGTTTTCCTCGAAAAGGAAACATGGTGAGACACATGCGAACGCACGCCAGTGCAAAAGCCGCTCAGGACGTCGCGGGTGGCGATTCGGCCCAGAGCTCGCTGATTGCACGCACAGCCACACAAAAAGCTTTCACTTGCTCCGTTTGCGGCGAATGGCATTCTCACAAGCGCAGTCTGAAAATACACGTGCGGACGCACGCCGGCGAGAAACGCTTCAGCTGCTCACTCTGCGGCGAATGCTACTCTCACAAGAGCAGCTTGAAAGTGCACATGTGGACGCACACGGGAGAGAAACGCTTCAGTTGCTCCGTTTGTGACCAATGTTTTACTTACAAGCACAATTTGACAGCACACATGCTAACGCACACGGGAGAAGCGTTCACTTGTTCCGTTTGTGCTAAAAGTTTTACGTGCAAGCAAAACATGAACATACACATGAGAACGCACACGGGGGAAAAACCTTTCACTTGCTCTGTTTGCGATCAATTATTTTCTTATAAGTCGGCTTTGACCCAACACATGAGAAGgcacacgggagaaaaaccctACAGTTGCTCTATTTGTGGCCATGGGTTTGCTCAGGTCACTTTGGTTGCGCACGTGGCGAcgcacacaggagaaaaacctttcACTTGCTCCGTTTGTGGCAAAAGCCTTTCTTACAAACACGGTTTGAAATCCCACATGCAAACGCACACGGGAGAAAAAAGGCTTCGTTGCTCAGTGTGCGGCGACAGCTTTTCTTCCAAGCCCAGTTTGAACATACACATGAGAAGacacacaggagagaaacctttcACATGCTCGGCTTGCCAGAGAAGCTTCTCTCATAAGAACACTTTGACGGCACACATGCGGACACACAACAAAGATTAA